In one Neobacillus sp. WH10 genomic region, the following are encoded:
- a CDS encoding competence protein CoiA family protein, with amino-acid sequence MKFKLPYGLKDGKLVHISDVEKGLKCECVCPACNHPLIARKGEKTAHHFAHYNGSECAKSVETALHSISPSKYLFKANNLNSTE; translated from the coding sequence TTGAAATTTAAGCTTCCTTATGGATTAAAAGATGGAAAACTAGTACATATTTCTGATGTAGAAAAGGGATTAAAATGTGAATGTGTCTGTCCGGCTTGTAACCATCCTTTAATTGCAAGAAAAGGAGAAAAGACGGCACATCATTTTGCCCATTATAATGGTTCTGAATGTGCAAAAAGTGTTGAAACGGCCCTTCATTCCATTTCACCTTCAAAATATTTATTTAAAGCAAATAATTTGAACTCAACTGAATAG